ATTACACATCTCCAGCAAATCCCTTCCCCTGCCTCTTTGTGTCCGCTCCTTCCCATCGCTTCCACTGAGGCAGGGGCATAGACAAACTCTTTCATTCAATCCTGCCGTCAATTTTATCCACAGGGATCGTAGCTTCACAGTTCAGGCACTGGTAATAGTCGCCTGATGAATCTCCAAAGCCAGCAAGTAGTGGAGCATTGCAGTTAGGGCATTTAGGGATTCCTAAAACCTCTGCCTTTGCTCGGAAGTCAAGGTTTTTAACCAGCCGTTTGTTCTTTTCCATGATTTTCATAAACTTCTTCATAGTCTCATCTCCTTCCTTTTTGAAAATAAAAAAGCCGAGAATATGGACTTGTTCCACAAACCCGGCTTTACTGTCCTTGAAAAGACTTGTTAGCCTTGCTCTTAATTACAGTTAAGCAATATATACCTGTTACAGTTAGGACATTTAATTAAATAAACCCCTTTCTTTTCCTTATGCTCTCTTACGCCTTCATTCGAATAAAACAAATAGTTAGCATCATACTTGTCTATTCGCCTTATTCTGGCTTTACAAAGGTTGCATTTGCCATTAGGCAAGAGAATAGGCTTCATTTTTTGCCCTTATCCCTTTTAGGTGTCATTTTAATCTTTCTTTTGGCAAACTCAACAGTGTCCATAATAGGGTAAAAAACAGGCCCTAATTTTTCCTGTAGAAACTTACGCACCTCTTTGCCACGAGGGTCGCTATCCATCATCTTGATAAATTCGTTATCAGACATGGCATTTGGCTTTAAATCTTTAGCCATCATCCTTAAAATCCAAGTTACGCACTCAGATATTGAAATATTTCTGGGCATGGGAAGACGCCCTATTTCCTCATATACAGCTTCATCAATTGTTAAATTCAATCTCTTTCTCATGGTCTCCTCCAAATAGTCCTAATATTCCTAATACGCATTAAGAATATCATAAATATAAAATCTTGTCAATGGCTTGACAAATACATTTTGCTCTTGACAGTTAGAGGGCGATTATGCTTCAATAAGTCACCTTCCTATAAGTTGCATAGAGCCACCGAAAAGGTAAATTCCGCGTAAGCGGGAGGCACAAAGCCACCTGTCCTAAGGGGAATAGGAGAGAGGGGTTGCCGAATGGCAAAGGCGTTACGAAACATTATTTGTCTGGTTTCTCTCTTCTTAGCCATCCTCTTTATTTCTCCTCTTTTTGCTGAAACCGTTAATTATTTCTATGATGACCTTGGGAGGCTGACCAAAGCGGTCTCAGAAACCGGAGAGGTGGTAATATACGAGTACGACGAGGTCGGAAATCTGTTTGCAACCAGCAAGAGTGGAATTAAAAAGTTACCGCCTGAGCTTCACAGCATAACTCCAGATATTGTCTTTGTTGGAAATACCTTGACTTTTACCCTTGTGGGGGAAAACCTTTTTACTACAGAGGAAATCACATCCACTAATCAAGGGCTCATAATAAACCGTTTCTCATCAGTGGATACGGAAATAAAAGTGGATGTAGCGATTTTATCTACTGCACAGGCCGTCCGGACCGATATTATAGTCAAAACCTCTTATGGCGTGGCAAGTATACCGCTTAATATAGCGAGGCTCATTCTTTCGCCTTCACAGGTTGCCCTCACCCCTCAGGACACCGCTAAGATAACCGCCTTGATAGAGGGTTATCCCAAAAGTCTTACAGTATCTTTGAATAATCATGCCACGGATATAATATCAGCCCCTCAGTCTGTTACCATTCCTTATGGTAGTAGTACTGTTTTCACAATCACCGCACTCAAGGAAGGCACAGGTGTGATAACGGCTGAAAATACAGGGATCACAATCTATGTGACACAGCCTTTTAGTGGGGATGTGACTATATACGCTAGACCAGTAACTATTTGGGTTGAATATTCAGACACAGGGACTGTGGTTTCCAGTCCAGTAAATGTTGAAGTGAAGTATTCAGACACAGGGACTGTGGTTTCCAGTCCAGTAAATGTTGAAATTAAAAAATAATAAAGGAGGTTTAAGATGAAAGGGGTCAGAAATATTATTATTCTCAGCGTGATATTTCTCTTTGCGGGTTCTTCCTATGCATGGGAGTTTATCAGTGGAAGCACAGGTGCTGATGGAGCATTTAACCCTACTTCTAATGTAGAACTTCAGGTTCCTCCCGATGGGGTTTTTAACTTTACGACTGTAAACATTCCAGCAGGGGTAATAGTTACTTTTAAAAAGCATGCATCCAACACGCCTGTATACATCCTCGCCACAGGTGATGTAACAATAGGAGGCGTGATAGAAGTGAATGGAAAAGACGGCTTACAGAGCGTTCCGGGTGAAGGAGGACCATGCGGGTTTCGTGGAGGCTCTGGTGCACCTGTAGGTTTTATAGCCGGGCGTGGCTTAGGCATAGGTGGTGGTGGTGGAGGACGTTTTAGCTGTCGCGTGAGTGGGACAAGTTATTGTTGGTATGGAGGCGGAGGTGGGGGTTTCAACTCACTCGGTAAAACAGCTCAAGATGGTGGAGGTGTTGGTGGGACCACATATGGAAATGTACAAATCATCCCCTTAATAGGCGGTTCAGGGGGTGGAGGTTCATCATGTGAAACTTCTATGGGTGGAGGAGGTGGAGGAGGTGGTGGTGCTA
This sequence is a window from Nitrospirota bacterium. Protein-coding genes within it:
- a CDS encoding RHS repeat protein; amino-acid sequence: MAKALRNIICLVSLFLAILFISPLFAETVNYFYDDLGRLTKAVSETGEVVIYEYDEVGNLFATSKSGIKKLPPELHSITPDIVFVGNTLTFTLVGENLFTTEEITSTNQGLIINRFSSVDTEIKVDVAILSTAQAVRTDIIVKTSYGVASIPLNIARLILSPSQVALTPQDTAKITALIEGYPKSLTVSLNNHATDIISAPQSVTIPYGSSTVFTITALKEGTGVITAENTGITIYVTQPFSGDVTIYARPVTIWVEYSDTGTVVSSPVNVEVKYSDTGTVVSSPVNVEIKK